The following DNA comes from Deltaproteobacteria bacterium.
GTGAACGCGGGCATGATCGGCTACTCGTCGCATCAGGGGCGTCTGCTGCTCGAGCGCGAAATCCTCGCGCTGCGTCCCGACATCGTGAGCGTGCCCTTCGTCATCAACGACATCGACAAATACCGCTTCTACTACAACGACGGCGGCCCCGACCGTGGCGTGGTCCCAGCCCGCCGCGCGCTGACGACCGCCGAAAATCTGCTCGATCGCAGTCGGTTCTTTCAAGTCTTCACGCGCGCGTTCCGGCAGGTCGCGTATCGCGGCGAGACCGCCGACGGAAAGCCGATGGCCTTCTACCGGCCGCAGCGGCTGCGCGTCGATCTGGCGGATTATCGCGAAAACCTCGTCGCCATCGCGCGGATCTGCCGGGAGCATGCGATCACGCCCGTCTTCCTCGCGATGAAGGTAAACCTGCCGGTCGCCCCCGTCATCGCCCCCGAAGCGGCGACGGCCGCCGCCGAGCATGTGGCTGCGGCCGAGCGCGCGATCGATGAAGGCCGGACCGACGACGCGAAGCGGGAACTCGACGCCGCGGCCGGACTCGATCCGACCAATTGCGAGATCGTTTATCATCGGGCCGTGATGGCGCGGCATGCGGGCGACGCGCGCGGCGCCGAGGCGGCGTTCGCTGAAACCATGGACTGCGAAGCCGGCCGTTGCGGCCGCGACGCGCTCACCTACAACATCGAGATGGGGCGCATCGCGACCGAGGAGCAGGTGCGTTTCATCGACATCGCCGCGTCGTTCGCCGGGGCTCCCGGTGTCGAATACTTCCGCACGCTCCAGCGCGATCCCATCCATCCAAATGAGGCGGGCCACCGTCTGATCGCCGACCGGCTCGCCGAGGTGGCCGAGCGCGTGCTGGCGAAATGAAACCGGCGGCTCGCGCCGCCGGTTGATGTTCGGTCGATATGGAGACGAGCCGCGTCAGTGGTGTCCCCCCTGGCAGCCTTCGTCGTCCTTGTGCTTCGACCCGTGATTCACTTTTTCCTCGCACTGCTTCTTGGCGTGCGCGATGCAACTCGCGTAGTCGCCGTGGTTCTTCCACTTCTTGTCCGGCGGGCAGGATTTGTCGAGATCGCAGTCACCTTCGTCGTCCTTGCCCTTGTGCCCGTGGCCATCATCATCGTCGTCGTCATCGTTGTCGTGACCGCCGCCGTGATGTCCATCATCGTCGTCGTCATCGTCGGCATGGTTGCCCGGGTTTCCGTTGCCGTTGCCGTCGTCGTCGGGCGGAGTCGACGGGGAACCGTTGTCGTCCGGCGGAGCTGACGGGGAACCGTTGTCGTCCGGCGGAGCCGACGGCGAGCCATTGTCGTCGGGCGGAGCTGACGGCGAACCGTTGTCGTCCGGCGGAGTGGACGGGGACCCGTTGTCGTCCGGCGGAGCCGACGGCGAGCCATTGTCATCCGGCGGAGCGGACGGGGAGCCGTTGTCGTCGGGCGGAGACGCCGGCGAACCGTTCGACGACTGTCCCGAGCCGCAAACGCTGGAACCGACCGGATCGGCGCCCAACCCGGCCACCATCGGCGGGTTGTCGTCGAGGCCGTACACGTACGCGTAGCCGCTGATCTCCATGAGACTGCAGATCACGTAACGCTGCGGCTCGTAGCCGTCCTCGCCGACCTCGGCGAGCTTCATCGGCGCCGATCCGCCTTGTCCCGCGACGGGGACGACCGCGTAGCGACCGATCAGCGAGTCGTGGCCGTTGCGCGTGTAGACCGCGTCGATCTGTTCGATTGTTGGAGTCATCGCGGTTTCGGCGTAGTGGATCGTCGCGATGGACTGCACGTCCTTCATCTGATCCAAAACGACCGCGAGATCGGCCGCCGATCGGACCCGCAGCATGCGCGGGATCATGATGGCGGACATGATGCTGAGGATGGCGATGACAACCATCGCCTCGACGAGAGTGAAACCCGACCGTCCTTGGCGCGAGCAACGCATGGAAAACCCCCTTCATGCACCCGGAGGGGTCTTATCAACCTTCGTGCCAACCGACGGTTATTTTGAATTGCTCTGAAATATCAATAAGTTAGAAGTCGTGGCGTCCTGACGGGGCATCCGCGCGCCCTGAATTTTCCTTACGTTTTGTTATGGCCGCACCGTGAATTTCCTACTGGACGTCGATGGAGGATTTGCATGCTCGCTTTCTTGACAGTCTCACGGGGGAGTTCTAGTCTCGCCGCGCTCGTTTCCGCACGGGCGTTTTGAAATGGAATTGGGGCACTTTTCCCCTCTCCCTCCCTGGGAGTCCTTCCATGGAACAATATCTGGGCGTACTCATCGCCGCGGGCTTCGGGGTGATCCTTTTATCCACCCTCCTGCTGCTGGCGAAGTTCCTTCCTCCCGGTCCACGCAAAGGCGCGCGGACACCGCACGACGAGAGCAAGGAAGACGTTTACGAGTGCGGCGTTCCCCCGTCGGGCGGCGCGCATCGCCGATTCTCGGTCAAGTTCTTTCTGGTCGCCATGCTCTTCGTTGTCTTCGACGTCGAGGCGGTGCTGATCCTTCCGTGGGCGGTGACCTATCCCAAGCTCGGCGTGTTCGGCTTCATCGAGATGCTCGGGTTCCTCGGCGTGCTCGGCGTCGGGCTCGCCTACATCTGGAAAAAGGGAGCGCTGGAATGGTGAAGGGCGAGGACGACAACGTCACGGGCGAGCACGGCTTGGACGGCGTCGTTTACACATCCAAACTTTCGAGTTTGGTCGAAGCGCTCAAGGAGCGCACCGCGCAGGTCGCATCCTGGTCGCGCAAGAGTTCGCTTTGGCCCTACACGTTCGGCACCGCCTGCTGCGGCATCGAACTGATGGCGTACATGGCCAGTTACACCGACGCCTCGCGCTTCGGCGCCGAGGTGGTGCGTTTTTCGCCGCGCCAGTCGGACTGCATGATCGTCGCCGGAACGATCACCGACAAGCAGGCGCCGATCCTGAAAAAAATCTACGACCAGATGCTGGAACCCAAATACGTGATCTCGATGGGCGTGTGCGCCTCGTCGGGAGGATTCTACCGCGCGTATCACGTTGTGCAGGGCATCGACGAGTTCGTGCCCGTGGACGTGTACGTGGCCGGATGCCCGCCGACGCCCGAGGCGCTGCTGCACGGGCTGATCAAGTTGCAGGAGCGCATTGAGCGCGAGGGTTTCGACTTCAACACGCGCGAACGGCTCAACCGCCGTCTCGCCCAAACCGAGGCCGCGCCGAAGAACCTGGGCTGACAGCAACGGGAGACGATTGGGTGAACCGATGACCGAGGAAGCCGGACACGTGACCGAAGAAGCCGGACACATCGAACCGAAAACGATCGGAAAGCTGCGCGAGCGGTTCGCGGATCAGATCGTGGACGTGACGGTCCGCGAAGGCGATGACGCCGTGACCGTTCGTCGCGAGCGCATCGTCGAAATCTGCACCTTTCTGCGCGACGATCCCGACCTGCTCTTCAACTATTTCATCGACGTCTGCGGCGTCGACTACAGCGAGTTCGATCCCGACATGCCGCGTTACGGCGTGATCTATCACCTGTATTCGCTCGGGCACAATCACCGCATTCGCCTTCGCGTTCTGCTCGACGAGGACGACGCCAAAATCGACACCGTGACCGGTGTGTGGAAGGGCGCGAACTGGTTCGAGCGCGAGGCGTTCGACCTGTACGGCATCGAATTCACGGGGCACCCGTTCCTGCGTCGGATTCTGACGCACCACCAGTTCGTCGGCCACGCCCTGCGCAAGGATTACGATCACGGCAAACGGCAGCTTTGCACCGAGGTCTGGGACCTCGAATTCGAATGAGAGCGGCAAGCGCATGACTGCAACGATGACATCCACCGCCGCCCGGACCGCCGATCTGAAGCTCGCCACCCGAGATGAGGGCGAGACGCAGATCCTCAATTTCGGCCCCGCCCAGCCGATCATGCACGGTGCGCTTCGCCTCAAGCTCCGGCTCGACGGCGAATCGATCGTCGCGTCGCGCATGGAGATCGGCTACCTGCACCGCTGCTTCGAGAAGATGGCCGAGCAGCAGACCTGGAACACGGTCATCCCCTTCACCGACCGCCTGAACTACTGCTCCAGCGTCATGAACAACCTCGGCTGGTGCAAGGCGATCGAGGACTGGATGGGGATCGAGGTCCCCGCGCGCGCACAGGCGATTCGCGTGTTTTTCAACGAGATGCACCGGATCATGGACCACTGCGTGTGCCTGGGACCGGGCTTGGTCGACCTCGGCGCGCTCACCAACCTCTGGTATCTCTTCACGGTCCGCGAGATGGCGTACACGATGATCGAGCACGCCTGCGGCTCGCGGCTCACCACGTCGTACCTGCGCATCGGCGGCGTGGCCTTCGACCTGCACAAAACCTTCTGGAAAGAGGCCGAGGAGTTTCTGACCAAGGGTCCGAAATTCATCGACGATGTGCGCCGTCTCATCGAGCGCAACCGCATCTTCATCGAACGCACCCGCGACGTGGGCGCCGTGTCGAAGGAAGACGCCATCGCGTGGGGCTGGACGGGACCGTGCGCCCGGGCGAGCGGCGTGAACTACGACGTCCGTAAGGCGCGGCCCTATCAAGGCTACGACCAACTCGATTTCGACGTGCCGCTGGCCGAAAACGGCGACAGCTATGACCGATACTGGGTGCGTCTGGAAGAGATCACGCAGTCGTTTCGCATCATGCGCCAGGTGCTCGATCATCTGCCGGAAGGGCCGATCATCACGCACGACCGGCGCGTGGCGCTGCCGCCGAAAAAAGAGACCTACGGCAACATCGAATCGCTGATGAACCACTTCAAGCTCGTGTTCGAGGGCATTCAGGTGCCCAAGGGCGAGTGGTACTCGAGTACCGAGGCGGCGAACGGCGAGCTGGGCTTTTTCGTCGTCAGCGACGGAAGCGGTAATCCTTACCGCGTGAAGGTGCGGCCGCCGTGCTTCGCGGTGGCGCAGGCTATCGAGCACATCGCGGTGGGCCACATGGTGCCCGACCTCACGGCCATCATCGGCAGTCTGAACATCATCGCGGGCGAACTCGACCGCTAGGGAAACCGGACCCATGGACTGGACGCTGTCGGAAGCAAGCAAGCAGGCGATCGCCGAGGAGGCGACGAAATACCCCACGCGACGCTCGGCGCTGATGCCCGCGCTGCACATCGCGCAGCGGCAATTCGGTTGGCTGTCCGAGGCGGCGATCGAGGCGGTCGCGAAGGAACTGGGCGTGCCCGTGGCCGACGCCCAGGGCGTCGTCACGTTCTACACGATGTACCGCACCAAGCCGGTGGGCCGCTACCACATACAGGTCTGCCAGAATTTGAGCTGTTCGCTGATGGGCGCCGAGGGGCTCATCGGCTACCTCGAAAAGAAACTCGGTGTGAAGTGCGGCGAGACGTCGCCGGACGGCAAGTTCACGATTTCGCGGGTCGAGTGTCTTGCCGCGTGCGGAACTGCGCCGGTGATGCAGGTGAACGACACGTATTACGAAAAACTCACCCCGCAAAAGGTCGATGACCTCGTCGCCGGGTGGGCGAAAAGCTGACGGTTTACTCGGAAGGCGATTGACGATGGCCGGCCCGCTTGTATTGCTCAGGGATCTGAAGCCCCAGGTCGACGACCCGCGGACGCGGGATCTGGACTGGTACGTCGGCCAGGGCGGCTACAAGACCGCCGAAACGGTGCTGAAGACGAAGACGCCCGACGACGTGATCGCCGAGGTGAAAGCCAGCGGCATCCGTGGGCGCGGCGGCGCGGGATTCCCCACGGGGATGAAGTGGTCGTTCGTGCCCAAGGGCGACGGCCCCAAGTATCTGCTGTGCAACGCCGACGAGGGCGAGCCGGGCACCTTCAAGGACCGGTTGCTCCTCACGCAGCATCCGCATCAGCTCATCGAGGGCATGATCATCGCGGGCTTCGCGTTCGGCGCGCGCCAGGGTTACGTCTACATCCGCGGCGAATTCGTGATCGAGGCCGAGATCGTGCGCCGCGCGATCGCCGAGGCCTACGCGAAAAATTGGCTCGGCAAAAATCTGTGGGGTACCGGGGTCGATTTCGACCTGCACGTGTACCGGGGCGCGGGCGCGTACATCTGCGGCGAGGAGACCTCGCTCATCGAGTCGATCGAGGGCAAGCGCGGGTATCCGCGCCTCAAGCCGCCGTTTCCCGCCGTATACGGCGCGTGGGGCAAACCCACGGTCGTGAACAACGTCGAGACGCTCTCGGCGGTGCCGTGGATTTTGGCGAAGGGCGGCGCCCAGTACGCGAAGATCGGCACGGCCAAGAGCGCGGGCACGCGGCTCTTCTCGGTGTCGGGCCACGTGAACCGTCCCGGCGTGTACGAGATTCCGCTGGGCACCCCGTTTACGACGATTCTGAACGACGTGTGCGGCGGCGTGAGCGGCGGTCGTAAGCTCAAGGCGCTCATCACGGGCGGTTCCTCGGTGCCGATCCTGACCGCGGCCGAGACCGAGGGCCTGATCTTCGATTTCGAATCGCCCGCGTCCAAGGGTACGATGCTCGGCTCGGGCGGCGTGATCGTCATGGCCGAGGGCACGTGCATGGTGCGCGCGCTGATGGTGCTCATGCGCTTTTACGCCCACGAATCGTGCGGGCAGTGCACGCCGTGCCGCGACGGCACGCCGTGGCTCGCGAACCTGACGAAGATGATCGAAACCGGCCAGGCCTCGATGAACGAGATCGAGTTGCTGATGTCGGTCTCGAAGAAGATGGCGGGAAACACGATCTGCCCGCTCGCCGACGCGGCCGTCATGCCCGCGCAGTCCTACGCCACGAAGTTCCGCGACGAATTCATCGCGCACCTCGATGGCAAGGGCTGCCCGTTCCCGGCATGGACCTTCGGCGAGGGACATTAGGACGGAATGACCAATGGCCGACGTGACGCTGACCATTGACGGACAATCGGTGACGGTCCCGCAGGGGACGACGATCCTGCAGGCGGCGAAGATGCGGCTCGGCATGGAACTGCCGCACTATTGCTACCACCCGGGACTGTCGATCGCGGGCAACTGCCGCATCTGTCTCGTCGAAGTCGAAAAAATGCCCAAACTCGTCACCGGCTGCTCCACGCAGTGCGGCGAGGGGATGGTCGTCCACACGCAGAGCGCGCGGGCCAAAGAGGGCCGCGGCGGCGTGCTCGAGATCATGCTGACGAACCACCCGCTCGACTGCCCGATCTGCGATCAGGCCGGCGAGTGCAAGCTGCAGGACTACTACATGACCGTCGGGATGCACGACAACCACGTCGTCTTCCCGAAGGTGCACAAGAAAAAGATCGTCCCCCTGCCGCCCCACATCGTGCTCGATCAGGAGCGCTGCATCCTGTGCAGCCGGTGCGTTCGTTTCTGCCAGGAGATCACGAAGACGAACGAACTGACGATCGCCATGCGCGGCACGCACTCCGAAATCGAGGCGGCGGGCGACGGTACGATCGACAACGGCTACGCGGGCAACCTGCACGAGATTTGCCCGGTCGGCGCGCTGACGTCCACCGATTTCCGATTTCAGGCGCGCGTGTGGTGGCTCAAGTCGCACAAGAGTGTGTGCCCCGGCTGTTCGACGGGCTGCAACACGTGGGTCGACGACCGGCGCGGCGAGGTCAAGCGCCTGCGCGCCCGCGAGAACGCCTCCGTCAATCAATGGTGGCTGTGCGACGAGGGCCGCTACGGCTACAAGTCGATCAACGCGCCGGATCGCCTGAAGACCGCGCGCGTGAAGAAGACCGACGCGACATCCGGGACGGCGATCGGCGAAGTCTGGGCGCGGCTCAAGACGATCGCCGCGAAAAAGGGCGGCTTCGCGGGCATCGCGAGCGCGCAGGCATCGAACGAGGATCTGTTCGTCTTTCGACGTCTCGTCGCGCACATGGGCGGCGTCGCCGACTTTCGCATCGATGATTCCCTCACGAAAACGCAGACCCGCGTCGACGAAATCCTGCGCCGCGCCGACAAGAATCCCAACACGACCGGCGCGAAGCTGCTGGGCTTCGGCGACGGACCCGGCGTCGAGGCGATCCTGAAAAGCGCCGCCGAGGGCAAGATCTCCGCGCTCTACGTGCTGGATGCGGATCGGTTCGACGCGGCGGGTTGGACGGACAAGCTGCGCGCCGTGCGCACAAAAATCGAGTTCGTCGTGATGCATGCGACACGCGAGTGCGGCGCGCTCGATCTCGCCGACGTGGTGCTGCCCGCCGCGACGTACGCGGAAAAAGACGGCACGTTCACAAACTACGAAGGCCGCGTGCAGCGGTTTTGGCGCGCGATCCGACCGATCGGCGATGCGCGGGCCGACGGCGCGTGGCTCGCGACAATCTGCGCGGAGTTCGACGCGGCGGACGCCGCGCTCGCGAAACCGGCGGCGGCGTTCAATGCAGTGGCGTCGGAAACGCCGGCGCTGGGCGATCTGCGGTGGGAGATGATTCCGGCCGAGGGCGCGCTTATCGCGCCGGGTGCGGCGCCGAAGGACAAAGTGGGATGAGGATGCGTTTTTTTACGCCTGACACAGAAGGTCGGCGATGATGGATGGCATCGATTATCTGCTGATGGCGATCAAGGTCGTGGTCGTGGTCATGGCCTTCGTGTCCCTCGTGCCCGTGCTGGTGTGGCTGGAGCGCCGCGCGAGCGCGCTCATGCAGGACCGGCTCGGTCCGAACCGCACGCACGTGTTCGGCTTCAAGGCGTTCGGCATCATCCAGGCCGTGGCCGACGTGGCGAAATTGCTGCTGAAGGAAGATTTCGTTCCGGCCAAGGCCGACCGGCTGCTCTACGCGATCGGCCCCTTCATGGTGCTGGTGCCCGCGGTCGTCGTGCCGATCGCGATTCCCTTCGCCGACTCGATCCGCCTCGGCGCGCGGGAGTTTTCGTTTCAGGCCGCGAATGTGGACGGCGGACTGCTGTTCGTCTTCGCCATCGCGTCGCTCGGCGTATACGGCCTGATCCTGTCGGGCTGGTCGTCCAACAACAAGTTTTCGATGCTCGGCGCGATGCGCTCCTCCGCGCAGATGGTCAGCTACGAAATCTCGATGGGTCTCGCGGTGGTCGGCGTGCTGATGCTCTTCGGCACCTACCAGGGCGTGTCGTCGTTCGAGCTCAATCATCTGATTCGGGCGCAGGGCGAAACGATCAGCATCTTCGGCCTGTTCACGCTGCCCAAATGGGGCGTGTTCGTGCAGCCGCTGGGCTTTTTGCTTTTCCTCGCGGCGTCGTACGCCGAAACCAACCGCCTTCCCTTCGACATGCCCGAGGACGAGTCGGCTCTCGTCGCCGGCTACCACACCGAATACGGCGGTATGAAATTCGCCGTCTTCTTCATGAGCGAATACGTGGCGATGGTGACCGCGAGCTGCCTCGTCGTCGCGCTGTTTTTCGGCGGATGGCAGGTGCCGTGGGCGCCCACCGACGTGCTGCGCGCGAACGCGCCGCTCGTCGCGCGCATTCTGCTGGCCGGGGCCGGTGTCGCGGCAGTCGGCACGGGGCTGCTCTTCTGGCACCTCGTGACGAATGAAATCTACGCCTACGGCATCTCCCCGGCGATCCGCCGCATGACGGATCCAATCAAAAAAATCGGTTCCATCGGCATCGGCCTCGCGGGCCTCGCGATGCTGGCGGCCGCCGCGTTCGCCGTTCCGACCTCGATGAGCGCGCAGGCCGGCCAGATCGTCGCGGCGATCGCGCAGCTCGGCGCGTTCGTCATGAAGCTGGGATTCTTCTTGTTTTTGTACATCTGGGTGCGTTGGACGCTTCCGCGTTTCCGCTATGACCAGGTGATGCGTTTGGGTTGGAAGGTGATGTTGCCGCTGGCTCTCGTGAACATCCTGGTGACCGGCTTTGTCGGTCTGGCCTTCTGACGAGGACATTTATGGATCATCAAACCGCGCACAAACTGGAACCGGAAGGCGACGCGCCGCGCCGGCCGGTCCGCGAACTGACCGCGGGCGAAGCCGTCTATCTGGTCGAGGCGTTCAAGGGCCTCGGCGTCACATTCCGCCATTTCATCAAGAACCTGTTCAACCGCCGGGAACTTCCGACGGTCAGTTACCCCGAGGAAAAACGCGACTACGGCGAGCGGTTTCGCGGGCGGCACGTGCTCAATCTACGCGAAGACGGCACGACGAAATGCGTCGCGTGCATGATGTGCGCGACGATCTGCCCGGCCCGTTGCATCGAGATCGTGGCCGAGGAATCGCCGACCCCGGCGATCGAAAAACGCCCGAAGTCCTTCGTCATCGACGGACTGCGGTGCGTGATGTGCGGTTTTTGCGTGGATGCGTGTCCGTGCGACGCCATCTACATGACCGGCGAGTACGACTTCGCGGAATACGCCCGCGAGGATTTCCTGTGGGATCTGACGCACCTGACGCGCCGTCCGAGCCTTGCGGACGCGCCGCGGGGCTATCGCCCGCGCATCGAGTAATCGGGCGGCTCGGGTCGTGACGGGCGTCGGTGATCGGCGACCCGATGTGTGCGCGGCGGACAGTTCATCGCCGCGACGGTGAGGGAGGGACATGACGGGACTGGGCATCAACCTGGCCTTTTGGATCGTTGCGCTCGTCGGCGTGGTGTGTTCGGTCGGCGTCATCACCGCCAGGCATCCGCTCAAGTCGGCGATCCTGCTGGTCATCGTGTTCTTCGACACGGCGGCGGCGTTCCTGTTGCTCGACGCGCGGCTGCTCGCGGTGCTTCAGGTGCTCGTTTACGCGGGCGCCATCATGGTCTTTATCCTCTTCGTCGTCATGCTGATCGATCTGCAGCCGCACGATCTGGGTGCGCCGGCGATCACGCCGAACAAGGTCGTGGGGATTCTCGTGGCCGTTGTTCTCGCCGTGGCGGGAGGGCTCGTGGGTTACAACGCCTTCGAGCCGAAGCCGCTGCCCGAAGGGTTCGGCAGCGTCGAGCAGATTTCCGAGTCGCTTTACACGCAATACGCGTTTGCCTTCGAGGCGCTTTCGCTGCTCCTGCTCATCGCCATCGTGGGCGCGGTGATCTACGCGAACAAGCGCACGGGGCTCGTGGACGCGAAGCGGGAAGGGGGCTCGCGATGATCGGGCTCTACCACTTCCTGTCGCTCGCGGGCGTGATGTTTCTCATCGGCGCGGTCGGCGTGCTGATCCGCAAAAACGCGCTCATCATCCTCATGTCGCTCGAAATGATGCTCAACGCGGCGAACATCGCGCTCATCGCGTTCGCCCGGTTCACCGGCAACATCGACATGCAGGTCGCGGTGTTCGTCATCATGACCATCGCCGCGGCCGAGGTCGCGGTGGGTCTCGCGATCATCCTCAAGGTCTTCGGCGCGCGGCGAACCATCAACGTCGACGCTCTCACGAGCCTGAAGAGATAACGGAGCGGTTTTCCGATGCACTCGCTCGGCTATTTGTGGCTCATCCCGGTCCTGCCGCTCTTCGGCGCGATCTTCAACGGCCTGTTCGCCTATCGCGCGCCGCGCCGTCTGATTGCGTTCGTGGGTTGCGGAACCGTATTCGTGTCCTTCCTCCTCGCCGTCGCCGCGACCATCTCCCTCGCGCGGCTGCCGCACGAAGAACGCGTCATTTCCGATCTCTTCTACACGTGGTTCGTCTCCGGCCCACTTTCGATCGAGTTCCGCTTTCACCTCGATCCGCTGTCCGCGGTCATGGCGCTCGTCGTCACCGGCGTCGGCTTCCTGATCCACCTGTATTCGACCGAATACATGCGCGACGACGAGGGCTTCGGCAAATACTTCGCCTACATCAACCTCTTCCTCTTTTCGATGTGCGTGCTGATCCTGTCCGACAACCTCGTCGGTCTGTTCCTGGGCTGGGAGGGCGTGGGGCTGTGCAGCTACCTGCTGATCGGCTTCTGGTATCAGGACCCGGAAAAAGCCGACGCGGGCAAGAAGGCGTTCATCGTCAACCGTATCGGCGACGCCGGCTTCATCTTCGGCATGTCGCTACTGTTCGCGGCATTCGGCACGACGAGCATTCCCGCGCTCGCGCACGCGCCCTTCGCGGCGTCGCCCGCGCTGGTGACCATCGCGTGCCTCGCGCTGTTCGTCGGCGCCACCGGCAAGAGCGCGCAAATTCCACTGTACGTGTGGTTGCCCGACGCGATGGCGGGCCCGACCCCCGTGTCCGCCCTCATCCACGCCGCGACCATGGTCACCGCGGGCGTGTACATGATCGCGCGCCTGTCGTTCCTCTACCACGTCGCGCCCACGGCGATGGGCGTGGTGGCTGCGATCGGCGCACTAACGGCCCTGTGGGCGGCGCTCATCGCCTTCACGCAAAACGACATCAAGAAGGTGCTGGCGTACTCGACCGTCAGCCAACTCGGCTACATGTTCGTGGCCGTCGGCGTCGGCGCGTACACCGCGGGCATCTTTCACCTGATGACGCACGCGTTTTTCAAAGCCTGCCTCTTC
Coding sequences within:
- a CDS encoding prepilin-type N-terminal cleavage/methylation domain-containing protein, encoding MRCSRQGRSGFTLVEAMVVIAILSIMSAIMIPRMLRVRSAADLAVVLDQMKDVQSIATIHYAETAMTPTIEQIDAVYTRNGHDSLIGRYAVVPVAGQGGSAPMKLAEVGEDGYEPQRYVICSLMEISGYAYVYGLDDNPPMVAGLGADPVGSSVCGSGQSSNGSPASPPDDNGSPSAPPDDNGSPSAPPDDNGSPSTPPDDNGSPSAPPDDNGSPSAPPDDNGSPSAPPDDNGSPSTPPDDDGNGNGNPGNHADDDDDDDGHHGGGHDNDDDDDDDGHGHKGKDDEGDCDLDKSCPPDKKWKNHGDYASCIAHAKKQCEEKVNHGSKHKDDEGCQGGHH
- a CDS encoding NADH-quinone oxidoreductase subunit A; the protein is MEQYLGVLIAAGFGVILLSTLLLLAKFLPPGPRKGARTPHDESKEDVYECGVPPSGGAHRRFSVKFFLVAMLFVVFDVEAVLILPWAVTYPKLGVFGFIEMLGFLGVLGVGLAYIWKKGALEW
- the nuoB gene encoding NADH-quinone oxidoreductase subunit NuoB, producing MVKGEDDNVTGEHGLDGVVYTSKLSSLVEALKERTAQVASWSRKSSLWPYTFGTACCGIELMAYMASYTDASRFGAEVVRFSPRQSDCMIVAGTITDKQAPILKKIYDQMLEPKYVISMGVCASSGGFYRAYHVVQGIDEFVPVDVYVAGCPPTPEALLHGLIKLQERIEREGFDFNTRERLNRRLAQTEAAPKNLG
- a CDS encoding NADH-quinone oxidoreductase subunit C; this translates as MTEEAGHVTEEAGHIEPKTIGKLRERFADQIVDVTVREGDDAVTVRRERIVEICTFLRDDPDLLFNYFIDVCGVDYSEFDPDMPRYGVIYHLYSLGHNHRIRLRVLLDEDDAKIDTVTGVWKGANWFEREAFDLYGIEFTGHPFLRRILTHHQFVGHALRKDYDHGKRQLCTEVWDLEFE
- a CDS encoding NADH-quinone oxidoreductase subunit D, coding for MTSTAARTADLKLATRDEGETQILNFGPAQPIMHGALRLKLRLDGESIVASRMEIGYLHRCFEKMAEQQTWNTVIPFTDRLNYCSSVMNNLGWCKAIEDWMGIEVPARAQAIRVFFNEMHRIMDHCVCLGPGLVDLGALTNLWYLFTVREMAYTMIEHACGSRLTTSYLRIGGVAFDLHKTFWKEAEEFLTKGPKFIDDVRRLIERNRIFIERTRDVGAVSKEDAIAWGWTGPCARASGVNYDVRKARPYQGYDQLDFDVPLAENGDSYDRYWVRLEEITQSFRIMRQVLDHLPEGPIITHDRRVALPPKKETYGNIESLMNHFKLVFEGIQVPKGEWYSSTEAANGELGFFVVSDGSGNPYRVKVRPPCFAVAQAIEHIAVGHMVPDLTAIIGSLNIIAGELDR
- the nuoE gene encoding NADH-quinone oxidoreductase subunit NuoE is translated as MDWTLSEASKQAIAEEATKYPTRRSALMPALHIAQRQFGWLSEAAIEAVAKELGVPVADAQGVVTFYTMYRTKPVGRYHIQVCQNLSCSLMGAEGLIGYLEKKLGVKCGETSPDGKFTISRVECLAACGTAPVMQVNDTYYEKLTPQKVDDLVAGWAKS
- the nuoF gene encoding NADH-quinone oxidoreductase subunit NuoF translates to MAGPLVLLRDLKPQVDDPRTRDLDWYVGQGGYKTAETVLKTKTPDDVIAEVKASGIRGRGGAGFPTGMKWSFVPKGDGPKYLLCNADEGEPGTFKDRLLLTQHPHQLIEGMIIAGFAFGARQGYVYIRGEFVIEAEIVRRAIAEAYAKNWLGKNLWGTGVDFDLHVYRGAGAYICGEETSLIESIEGKRGYPRLKPPFPAVYGAWGKPTVVNNVETLSAVPWILAKGGAQYAKIGTAKSAGTRLFSVSGHVNRPGVYEIPLGTPFTTILNDVCGGVSGGRKLKALITGGSSVPILTAAETEGLIFDFESPASKGTMLGSGGVIVMAEGTCMVRALMVLMRFYAHESCGQCTPCRDGTPWLANLTKMIETGQASMNEIELLMSVSKKMAGNTICPLADAAVMPAQSYATKFRDEFIAHLDGKGCPFPAWTFGEGH
- a CDS encoding (2Fe-2S)-binding protein, giving the protein MADVTLTIDGQSVTVPQGTTILQAAKMRLGMELPHYCYHPGLSIAGNCRICLVEVEKMPKLVTGCSTQCGEGMVVHTQSARAKEGRGGVLEIMLTNHPLDCPICDQAGECKLQDYYMTVGMHDNHVVFPKVHKKKIVPLPPHIVLDQERCILCSRCVRFCQEITKTNELTIAMRGTHSEIEAAGDGTIDNGYAGNLHEICPVGALTSTDFRFQARVWWLKSHKSVCPGCSTGCNTWVDDRRGEVKRLRARENASVNQWWLCDEGRYGYKSINAPDRLKTARVKKTDATSGTAIGEVWARLKTIAAKKGGFAGIASAQASNEDLFVFRRLVAHMGGVADFRIDDSLTKTQTRVDEILRRADKNPNTTGAKLLGFGDGPGVEAILKSAAEGKISALYVLDADRFDAAGWTDKLRAVRTKIEFVVMHATRECGALDLADVVLPAATYAEKDGTFTNYEGRVQRFWRAIRPIGDARADGAWLATICAEFDAADAALAKPAAAFNAVASETPALGDLRWEMIPAEGALIAPGAAPKDKVG
- a CDS encoding NADH-quinone oxidoreductase subunit H; this encodes MMDGIDYLLMAIKVVVVVMAFVSLVPVLVWLERRASALMQDRLGPNRTHVFGFKAFGIIQAVADVAKLLLKEDFVPAKADRLLYAIGPFMVLVPAVVVPIAIPFADSIRLGAREFSFQAANVDGGLLFVFAIASLGVYGLILSGWSSNNKFSMLGAMRSSAQMVSYEISMGLAVVGVLMLFGTYQGVSSFELNHLIRAQGETISIFGLFTLPKWGVFVQPLGFLLFLAASYAETNRLPFDMPEDESALVAGYHTEYGGMKFAVFFMSEYVAMVTASCLVVALFFGGWQVPWAPTDVLRANAPLVARILLAGAGVAAVGTGLLFWHLVTNEIYAYGISPAIRRMTDPIKKIGSIGIGLAGLAMLAAAAFAVPTSMSAQAGQIVAAIAQLGAFVMKLGFFLFLYIWVRWTLPRFRYDQVMRLGWKVMLPLALVNILVTGFVGLAF